GCATTTGCCGCACTGAATACAGATATCAGTATCCCAGACCGGTATTTCCAGCGCAAGATTCCGCTTTTCCCACTTCGCTGTTCCCGTGGGAAACGTTCCGTCCACCGGAAATGCGCTCACGGGCAAATCGTCACCACGGCCCGCGATGATTTCTCCAAGCACATTCCGAACAAACCCGGGAGCCTCCTTCGATACAGAGGGAGAAACCTCAATAGAACTCTCTGCCTTTTCAGGAACGCTAACCAGGAACAGGGTCGAGAGTGCCTTGTCGACGGCGTTCAGATTCATCTGGACGATCTCTTCACCTTTCTTCCCGTAAGTGGTTGCGATTGAATCGCGGATTGATTGAATGGCCTTCTCTTTTGGAAGGATGCCGGAGATAGCAAAAAAACAGGTCTGCATCACCGTGTTGATAAGGCGGCCCAGTCCACATTCACCGGCAACCTTATTGGCATCGATGACATAGAACTTGAGGTCCTTCTCGATGATTTGTTTCTGAACCGACCCCGGGAGATGGTCCCATACTTCGCCAGGTGTGTACGGAGAATTGAGTAGAAAAATCCCGCCCGGGACACTGTGTTTCAGAATGTCATACTTTTCCAGAAACACCCACTGGTGACACCCCACAAAACTCGCCCTGCGTATCAGGTAGGAGGATCGAATGGGCTCCGGTCCGAATCTCAGGTGGGAAACAGTTACCGCTCCGGCCTTTTTTGAATCGTAGACGAAGTAGCCCTGCACACACTTATCCGTCTGTTCTCCGATAATCTTGATGGAATTGCGGTTTGCTCCCACGGTGCCGTCCGATCCGAGACCGTAGAAAAGGGCGGTCATGACTTCTGAAGATTCAGACGAGAAATCCGGATCGTAGGGCAGACTCGTTCCGGAAACGTCGTCATTGATCCCAACGGTGAACGAACTTTTCAGCTCTCTCCCCCCAAGGTGGTCAAAGATTCCTTTGATCATTGCAGGCGTAAACTCCTTGGAAGAGAGTCCGTATCTTCCGCCGATGATTCGAGGCGATTTCCGTGCAATTCCTTCCTGCAGAGCAGCCATGCAATCGAGGTATAGGGGCTCACCGGCACTCCCCGGTTCCTTTGTTCGATCGAGAACCGCGACGGCGCGTGTCGTCATAGGGAGTGACTCGACGAACCGCCGCCCATCGAACGGTCGATACAGACGAACCTTTACCATACCCACTTTTTCTCCCCGCTCAGAGAGATAGTCGACCGTTTCATGAACGGCGTCGCCCCCCGATCCCATAAGAACGATCAACCGTTCCGCTTCGGGATGGCCGTGAAACTCGAATGGATGATACTGTCGACCCGACTGTTTGGCGAATTCGTCCATAATCTTCTCGACTACATCAGCGCACGCATCGTAGATGGGATTGACAGTCTCTCTTGCCTGAAAGAAAACGTCGGGATTCTGTGCAGTCCCCCGCAGGACGGGTTGATCCGGGGACAGGGCCCTGCGTCTATGCTCTGCCACCATGTTATCGTCAATCAGTTCACGCATGGCGTCATCGGAAATCATCTCCACCTTTGACACTTCATGCGATGACCGGAATCCGTCAAAAAAATGCAGAAAGGGAACTCTCGATTTCAATGCAGCGGCCTGGGCAATTAAAGAAAAATTCATAGCCTCCTGAACAGAAGCGGAAGATACCATGCCGAAACCTGTGGCCCGGGTTGCCATGACGTCGCTGTGATCCCCGAAAATGGAGAGCGCGTGAGTAGCGACCGAGCGGGAGGCCACATGAAAAACGGTGGGGGTGAGTTCACCGGCTATCTTATACATGTTAGGGATCATCAACAGAAGTCCCTGCGAGGCCGTGAATGTGGTAGACAGAGCCCCCGTTTGCAGCGCTCCATGGATGGCACCCGCGGCTCCACCTTCGCTCTGCATCTCCACCACCAACGGAACAGTACCCCACAGATTCGGAATTTCCGATGACGACCAGGCATCTGCCCACTCCCCCATCGGCGAGGAGGGGGTGATGGGATAGATGGAGATAACTTCGTTCGTCCGATACGCAACGTATGCAACCGCCTCGTTCGCGTCAATGGTCTCAAAAACAGGTGGATTCATTTTTCGCATCCTCCGGTTACGTCATAAACCTATACATGAAGACAATTGTGCAGACAGAATTGAGAACATGGTCAGCCAAAAATTACGGCAGGCTGGAGAGGACAACAAAGGAGAAACGACAGATTTGTCCTCTTCTATAAGGGTACCTAAGTCCTAGCCAAACAGTGTTCTATCCATGAACAGAATGGCAAGGAGGGCGGGGAGATAAAGAACGGAAGCCAGGAGGAGTCTTTTCACGGTGCTGTTTTTCCTGCGGAGAGCCGCATCGACTCCCACCAGGAGAAAAGCGATCCCCAGAATGGCCGCACCGTAGAAATAGGTTTTCCCGGCCGGGCCGGCCAGGGATAACATGAGACTCCAGAGAGTCAGGGCGGCACAACACGCGACGACGTACAGGAATGTCACCGTACCCCTTTCATCAACGACAGGCAGCATCTTGAATCCAGCCCGTCGGTAGTCCTTTCGATATATCCGAGCGATGGAGAAAAAATGAGGGATCTGCCACAGAAGAAGTATTCCGAAGAGGATCCATGCCGCCGGGCTGACCTGTTCCCCCACGGCAAGCCATCCCCCTATGGGAGGAAGGGCGCCGGGAATTGCACCAATCAAGGTATTCCATACCGTTTTTCTCTTTAGGGGTGTGTAGACGAACAGATACAGAAGCAGCGTCGCGAAGGCCAGACCCGCAGTTGCCAGATTTACGAAAACTGCCAGATGTACCGTTCCCACCAATGAAATGATGACACCGAACAGTAAGGCAGTTGCGGGAGTCACGTTCCCTGAAGGGATAGGCCTGGATCGAGTGCGATGCATCAGGGAATCATATTTCCATTCCAGGAATTCATTGAGTACGCCCACTCCTCCCGATGCCAGGGCCGACCCGAACAACAGATGCAGTAACAGCCATCGATTCTCCAGGACCGATTGACCGCTTTCCCCAGCGGCCAGATAGAAGCCGAGAAATGTGGCCACGAGGACGAGGCCCGTAATTCTGGGCTTGGTTAATTCCCATAGGCTTGATATGCGGGAGAGGACTCCGCGCACCCGAAGGGGTTGAGAGCCGTGCACCAGGCGGTAGCTCTTCAGACTCATAAGAACGGAGGTGCCCAGCATCAGCGCTCCCACCCAAACATGAAAGGTGGTCACCAGAGGCGATTTTGCCGTCCAGATGACGAATCCCGCAAGGAGAAGCTGGACTATCAAGAGGCTGTCAAAACAGAGTGTGAGAAGCAAAACGTTTCTGTTCGTCCGCTCATGACGAAAAACCAGGAAAGAGGTTCCCGCGATCCCGGACATAACCATCACCGCGCCGACGCGGTGGACAAAATGGAGAACAACCTGGTACAGGGTGACGGGATCGAGACCGAGCTCAAACCGCGCGGCATTGACGGAGTTCAGGAAATCTCCGTTGAATGGTGGAATGACCCTGCCGCCAGCCAGGGGAAAATCGAGGATTGCGAGTCCTGAACCAGTATGACGCATGACGGCACCAAGAATCAACTGAACGAAAATGAGTGTGGCGGAGATCGCCGACCACCTGAGGAGCCTTTTTCTGTAAGGAGTGTCCGAGGATTCGGTCCCGGTTTGCCATTCCCGGGACATGAAATATGCGATGGCGATGGTGAGGCAAAAAAACGTCTGCGCCAGCACTCCGTGGGCGACGGATACGGCAGTGGGAAGCAAGAAAAGTACCGTAACGCCTCCCAGGATTCCCTGGGCGATCACCGTTAGAAGGGCGACGACCCCCAGCTTTTTCACCCATGGTCTCGGTTCAGACCTCCACAACCAGACGGCGAGAATGAGGATAAGCAGCCCCACGATCGAAGCGATGAGCCGGTGGGCATGTTCGTAGAGGATGCCCCCGACCATTTTGGACGGAGGAAATGTGAACATGAAGTGACCATACGTGTTTGGCCAGTCTGGTACCGCCAGGCCGGATCCCGTGCTGGTGACGAGACCTCCCGCGAATAGTAGAATCAGAGTCGAGAAACTTGCGAACTTGGAGAACCCTCGAAGCGTGAGACGGTGGGGCCCAGTTACCACTCTTCCCATTCTTCCCCCTCCTCTTCCCCCAACTCTTCCTTTTCTTTCAGGGCGAATCCCGCCTGTGATTTCCCCTCAATCGCCAGACTCTCGGCCTCCCCGGCGTTTCCGGCCTTGAGAGCCTCGATAGCTTTGGCCAGTGTCGCCTCAGCTTCGAAAGAGAGGTCATAGTCATCAATCTCTTTAACCAGCCCCAGGGCTGCCATATAGGCTTCATAACCGCCGGGAGTATGAACGTGGACGAATCCTTTCATTTCATAGTGACTGTTACCGCACAGTTGAGCACATGCTACCTCCCAGGAGCCGGTTTGAGTAGGCGTAAACCAGACCGGCGTTCGCATTCCGGGGATGGCATCCTGCTTTACGCGCATAACGGGAATAGAGAGGCTGTGGATGACGTCCCTGGTGGAAAGATAAATCAGGCAGGGCTTGTTGACAGGAAGATGGAGATGGCCTTGAGTCGGAATAATGTCGTCATTGGCAGCGTCATCACTCCAGTCCAGTCCGATAAAATTCAATGCCTGATCGTCGATAAGATCGGGAGCCGTGCGGCCGAAGACATTATCCGGGCCGGGATAACGAATGTTCCACCTGAACTGCTGCG
This portion of the Candidatus Neomarinimicrobiota bacterium genome encodes:
- the cyoE gene encoding heme o synthase; the protein is MGRVVTGPHRLTLRGFSKFASFSTLILLFAGGLVTSTGSGLAVPDWPNTYGHFMFTFPPSKMVGGILYEHAHRLIASIVGLLILILAVWLWRSEPRPWVKKLGVVALLTVIAQGILGGVTVLFLLPTAVSVAHGVLAQTFFCLTIAIAYFMSREWQTGTESSDTPYRKRLLRWSAISATLIFVQLILGAVMRHTGSGLAILDFPLAGGRVIPPFNGDFLNSVNAARFELGLDPVTLYQVVLHFVHRVGAVMVMSGIAGTSFLVFRHERTNRNVLLLTLCFDSLLIVQLLLAGFVIWTAKSPLVTTFHVWVGALMLGTSVLMSLKSYRLVHGSQPLRVRGVLSRISSLWELTKPRITGLVLVATFLGFYLAAGESGQSVLENRWLLLHLLFGSALASGGVGVLNEFLEWKYDSLMHRTRSRPIPSGNVTPATALLFGVIISLVGTVHLAVFVNLATAGLAFATLLLYLFVYTPLKRKTVWNTLIGAIPGALPPIGGWLAVGEQVSPAAWILFGILLLWQIPHFFSIARIYRKDYRRAGFKMLPVVDERGTVTFLYVVACCAALTLWSLMLSLAGPAGKTYFYGAAILGIAFLLVGVDAALRRKNSTVKRLLLASVLYLPALLAILFMDRTLFG
- the nifJ gene encoding pyruvate:ferredoxin (flavodoxin) oxidoreductase encodes the protein MNPPVFETIDANEAVAYVAYRTNEVISIYPITPSSPMGEWADAWSSSEIPNLWGTVPLVVEMQSEGGAAGAIHGALQTGALSTTFTASQGLLLMIPNMYKIAGELTPTVFHVASRSVATHALSIFGDHSDVMATRATGFGMVSSASVQEAMNFSLIAQAAALKSRVPFLHFFDGFRSSHEVSKVEMISDDAMRELIDDNMVAEHRRRALSPDQPVLRGTAQNPDVFFQARETVNPIYDACADVVEKIMDEFAKQSGRQYHPFEFHGHPEAERLIVLMGSGGDAVHETVDYLSERGEKVGMVKVRLYRPFDGRRFVESLPMTTRAVAVLDRTKEPGSAGEPLYLDCMAALQEGIARKSPRIIGGRYGLSSKEFTPAMIKGIFDHLGGRELKSSFTVGINDDVSGTSLPYDPDFSSESSEVMTALFYGLGSDGTVGANRNSIKIIGEQTDKCVQGYFVYDSKKAGAVTVSHLRFGPEPIRSSYLIRRASFVGCHQWVFLEKYDILKHSVPGGIFLLNSPYTPGEVWDHLPGSVQKQIIEKDLKFYVIDANKVAGECGLGRLINTVMQTCFFAISGILPKEKAIQSIRDSIATTYGKKGEEIVQMNLNAVDKALSTLFLVSVPEKAESSIEVSPSVSKEAPGFVRNVLGEIIAGRGDDLPVSAFPVDGTFPTGTAKWEKRNLALEIPVWDTDICIQCGKCAMVCPHSVIRIKVYGPEHMKGAPEAFKSTDARDRVWKGLKYTIQVAPEDCTGCAICVDVCPARNKAETELKAINMRPQTPLREQERENWDFFLDIPELDRRQIKVTSVRQQQVQQPLFEFSGACEGCGETPYIKLAAQLFGDRMIVANATGCSSIYGGNLPTTPWAKNPDGRGPAWSNSLFEDNAEFGLGFRISIDKQKEMAEELLRKMTGDLGASLADAILTSEQKSEADIHEQRERVKTLKSKLEKMKTAEAKRLLSIADMLVKKSVWIMGGDGWAYDIGFGGLDHVLSLGRDVNILVLDTEVYSNTGGQMSKATPRAAVAKFAAGGKPMPKKDLGEIAATYGNVYVASVAMGARDEHTLRAFLEAEAYEGPSLIIAYSHCIAHGINMITAMSNHKAAVDSGQWLLYRYNPDRAREGENPLILDSRSPRIPVEEYLYMENRFRMLTRSDPDAAKRLLIQAQQDVEKRWQSYEFLASRDYDRSPGGDGSLGSTDEKVEREE